One segment of Pleomorphomonas sp. PLEO DNA contains the following:
- a CDS encoding branched-chain amino acid ABC transporter substrate-binding protein, with protein sequence MKKFLLSGVVFAAGLAFAGAASADVIIGVAGPLTGPNAAFGAQLQKGAEQAAADINAAGGINGEKVVIELGDDVSDPKQGVSVANKFVGDGVKFVVGHFNSSVSIPASEVYAENGILEVTPASTNPKYTERGLWNTFRVCGRDDQQGAVAGKYIAEKLAGKKVAVLHDKTTYGQGLADETKKALNAAGVTEALYEGINVGDKDFSALISKMKEAGVEVIYWGGLHTEGGLIARQSAEAGLKATMMSGDGIASDEFAAIGGPAVEGTLMTFGPDPRENPAATEAVKKFRAAGFEPEAYTLYSYAAVQIIAAGAKAAASVDPQAVADNVHKGDKIPTVIGDLSYDAKGDRKDADYTVYQWYKADDGKITYKMLK encoded by the coding sequence ATGAAGAAGTTCCTCCTGTCCGGCGTCGTGTTCGCCGCTGGCCTCGCCTTTGCCGGTGCCGCCTCGGCCGACGTCATCATCGGCGTTGCCGGTCCGCTGACCGGCCCGAACGCCGCTTTCGGTGCCCAGCTCCAGAAGGGTGCGGAGCAGGCTGCCGCCGACATCAATGCCGCCGGTGGCATCAACGGCGAGAAGGTGGTGATCGAGCTTGGCGACGACGTGTCGGACCCCAAGCAGGGCGTTTCGGTCGCCAACAAGTTCGTCGGTGACGGCGTCAAGTTCGTGGTCGGCCACTTCAACTCGTCGGTGTCGATCCCGGCCTCGGAAGTCTACGCCGAGAACGGCATTTTGGAAGTGACGCCGGCTTCGACCAATCCCAAGTACACCGAGCGCGGCCTGTGGAACACCTTCCGCGTCTGCGGTCGTGACGACCAGCAGGGCGCCGTCGCCGGCAAGTACATCGCCGAGAAGCTGGCCGGCAAGAAGGTGGCCGTGCTGCACGACAAGACCACCTACGGCCAGGGTCTCGCCGACGAGACCAAGAAGGCGCTCAACGCCGCTGGCGTCACCGAAGCCCTCTATGAAGGCATCAACGTTGGTGACAAGGACTTCTCGGCCCTCATCTCCAAGATGAAGGAAGCCGGCGTCGAGGTCATCTACTGGGGCGGCCTGCACACCGAGGGCGGTCTGATCGCCCGTCAGTCGGCTGAAGCCGGCCTCAAGGCGACGATGATGTCGGGTGACGGCATCGCCTCCGACGAGTTCGCCGCCATCGGCGGTCCGGCCGTCGAGGGCACGCTGATGACCTTCGGCCCCGATCCGCGTGAGAATCCGGCCGCCACGGAAGCGGTGAAAAAGTTCCGCGCCGCCGGTTTTGAGCCCGAGGCCTATACGCTCTACAGCTACGCCGCCGTGCAGATCATTGCCGCTGGCGCCAAGGCGGCCGCTTCGGTCGATCCGCAGGCGGTGGCCGACAATGTCCACAAGGGCGACAAGATCCCGACCGTCATCGGCGACCTCTCCTATGACGCGAAGGGTGACCGCAAGGACGCCGACTACACCGTGTACCAGTGGTACAAGGCCGACGACGGCAAGATCACCTACAAGATGCTGAAGTAA